Proteins found in one Zea mays cultivar B73 chromosome 1, Zm-B73-REFERENCE-NAM-5.0, whole genome shotgun sequence genomic segment:
- the LOC100279648 gene encoding uncharacterized protein LOC100279648: METGAGRAPWHVAEQKVSVEGDEDMAGGNNLIHALGRRTRRPASWERHRVAGGSREGAAWLDRSSAGNCSAQWSRGRRARPGESAAASRRSRDSTAMLRSRWRRRPPKLGELGAEREDNRRCTRKQRQRRGERKTKAPVAGQREPPWEMGTGRSRAEPGAGARHRRNELRELLCAATRELKAGAARVGGR; encoded by the coding sequence ATGGAAACAGGGGCAGGGCGAGCTCCATGGCATGTGGCCGAGCAGAAAGTGTCAGTTGAGGGAGATGAAGACATGGCTGGGggcaacaacttgatccatgCGCTAGGGAGAAGGACTCGACGACCAGCGAGCTGGGAGAGGCACCGAGTTGCAGGAGGGAGTAGGGAGGGCGCAGCATGGCTGGATAGGAGCTCGGCTGGGAACTGCTCGGCGCAGTGGAGCAGGGGCAGACGAGCGCGCCCGGGAGAGAGCGCCGCGGCCAGCCGAAGAAGCAGGGACTCCACGGCGATGCTCAGGTCGAGGTGGAGACGACGACCACCAAAGCTGGGCGAGCTGGGAGCCGAGCGCGAGGACAACCGGCGCTGCACAAGGAAACAGCGACAGCGTAGAGGAGAGAGGAAAACAAAGGCGCCGGTGGCCGGACAGAGAGAGCCGCCATGGGAGATGGGCACAGGGAGGAGCAGAGCCGAACCAGGGGCTGGGGCGCGACACAGGAGGAACGAGCTGAGGGAGCTCCTCTGCGCGGCGACCAGGGAGCTAAAGGCTGGAGCAGCGCGCGTTGGTGGAAGATGA